The Daphnia pulex isolate KAP4 chromosome 3, ASM2113471v1 genome includes a region encoding these proteins:
- the LOC124190640 gene encoding uncharacterized protein LOC124190640, with product MADFRLLARTHGFMKLAEIIIAIVCLILIRTYSLNFGGDVTTGSFHDRYNVGLVTVGGMLLVSLPLLISYLWSTSGTYQPFLEIIYNTLGFILFLTVGSLALDHYRNYAGVTHTGNDNRGDTNPNNNWLGTNNSTWADSGIGKAFGFGNNTENANAGKALGALCIINAFFYLTDAALALRQGSTV from the exons ATGGCCGACTTCAGACTTTTGGCTCGCACTCACGGCTTCATGAAGCTGGCTGAAATT ATTATTGCTATTGTCTGCCTGATCCTGATCCGCACGTACTCGTTAAATTTCGGCGGTGACGTCACAACGGGATCGTTCCACGATCGCTACAATGTCGGATTGGTCACGGTGGGCGGTATGCTGCTAGTGTCTCTGCCGCTGCTCATTTCCTACCTGTGGAGCACTTCGGGAACTTACCAGCCGTTCCTCGAGATCATCTACAACACTTTGGGTTTCATCCTCTTCTTGACTGTTGGATCGCTGGCCTTGGATCATTACCGCAACTACGCCGGAGTGACTCACACCGGAAACGACAACAGGGGAGACACCAatcccaacaacaactggcTCGGAACTAACAACTCGACATGGGCCGATTCCGGAATCGGTAAAGCCTTCGGCTTCGGCAACAACACCGAAAATGCTAATGCTGGAAAAGCTCTCGGg GCTCTTTGCATCATCAACGCTTTCTTCTATTTGACCGATGCTGCCTTGGCACTCCGACAAGGTTCCACCGTCTGA